CTTCGGCTTCTGCTGCAGCTGGAACTTGGACACGTGCACCTTCTTGCCTCCGACTCGGACCTCTTCGGCCATTTTGATGGCGCGCTCCACCGCCTCAGGTTCGTCCAATTCCACGAACGCCGTCGCTGTAGAAATCACATATAATGGTGAGCTATATCGaaacatattgatatattttgtactcGACCGAGGCACTGCCATGCCCAATATCTAAGGTTTCCTTTTAAAACCTAAGTATTGAAACTCAATGTGAATCTGTTGGAATATTTTTAGCAACAATCAcaaaacttatatagaaacaaagcaaataattttagttgtttTCAGAGGTTTTAACCTTTACGTAGATTTTAGCAATGTAGAATCTAAAAAccttttatatgtaattaaaaaaaaatcttacacaTTGATTTCTTTGCCTTGATAATATGTCTGATTCTTCGTATACGTCCCACATTACTGAACATGGTGCTTATGATCTGTTCGGAGAGTGGGCCATAAGTGCGCACCACCGCAGTTGTCTCTGTCGCAGGGAATGGTCGCAACACCCTGATGGTGGAGCCTTCGAAAGACGAGTTGTCTTCTTCCAATGCctgtaataataagaaatgtaatattaatgtatataagttttatgttatttgaTATTGAAGTGTTTTTCATACATATTGAATGAAGCCTACTGCTTTCTCACAGCTTCcaattcaaaaatgtttttttgatatattacCTTTGTAGCATCAGCTGCATTGTCAAAATAAACTGTTGTGTTGAAAACTGGCTTGGTACTCTCAGACGGGTATATGTGAGCAATACTGAAAGTAAATAGTTTTGAAtgttagattattattttacaaatttttttataagtagtaATTTTagaaagtatttatatattatacttgcacttgttgaaatttaaaaaactaggaaaaattcaaataaatttagatcTTGTCTTGTAGAACCTCAATGCTaacatgtaataatataaaggttAGAACAATTACAACATACCCAACTCTACGTACAGTTCCGCACTGTGCAAAATGTTCAGCTAACAATTTCTTATAGCTTAAAATTATACTCAAAGGTAAGTTTTCTACATTTACAGGATGCAAGCCTTTATCAGGGTCATCTTTTCCTTTCTTTCCTTTGTTCCATCTTTTTTTCTGCCATATCTCTTTCTGTTTACTTCCTTCAATTTCAGCTTCAACCTCTGCTGCTGGTTGCTtgtctttctttttcttaattttgtttttcttttgtttctttttgtcaACTACAGTCATTTCATCAAGGAGGTTTGATAAGGTGTGTGTGTTATCTCCAATACTAAGGTTTTCAAGATCTTCTGCAATGACCTCaggtttgttttcatttattttggaCTCATCTTGGTCAATTTcagtttcattattttgtgCACTTTTGAggtgttttcttttcttagaCTTTTTCGTTTCAACTGATGGTTTGATATCAGTTGTGCTTGTACCAACATTTGCTTcgatttctttattttgcttcattatttttttgttttcatttgtttcctgagttttatttattagatttatatttacattattgcTATCACCTAATTCTTTACCTTtgaagtttttctttatttttttgtttactttccTTTTTGTAGGATCACTATCTTCATTATCTAATTTTTCTGATATGTTCCTTTTCAAGTTCGTAGTTTGATGTGAGTTTGAAATTGatggaatatttttcttatttatttcaacatcATTTTCTACTCCCTCTCCAgtctttttattctttttttgttttttagggttattttgattattaattatactttgTTTATGATTACCTGTCATATCtgacttagtttttttaacaacaaccTCTTCCTTGTCATCCAGCATAAAACTAACAgacttgtttctttttttgggTTTTATTTCACCCATGTCTGTATTAATGACACTCTCCGAATTATTATAGACTTGTGCTGATTTCACTTTGTCTTTTTTTCTAgcctttttatttgaaacattgtTCATGGGTTGGTTCTCGTCTGTATTCATTTCAACTTCTGTGTTAGGTGTTACTaaatttgatttcattttttttctttttgatttcCCAAGTTTGTCctctgtatttattaatttaacattagttTCGGCGGCacttttatacaaatgtaCAAAATCCATAATTAACTAAGTTAGttgaacaaatttaaatacaactaaagacctataagaaaatattactagaactaataatatctttaatgaaaaacaatgtGGTGTGGTGCAAAACCACATGTGACAATGTTTGACAATCAAATATGACAGCTTTTACAGAGAAATTGTGCCacatgacattgacatttagcaatgttgtgtgtCTTAAAAAGCATTTACCTAAATGgaaggtataaaaataaattgaattgtttaatgtattaaaaacgaTTAAGAAGTAACTTTTGAAAATCTGAAAAAATGACAGATTTTCTTGGAACCCAAATGACTAATTCCTTTTACTCCAAGCACTTTATTTGGATGTTTGCAATATCTATGAAAAAgtgtcaaatatttttgatttttggCATCTAATATATTTCTATCTTGCAACACCACACTACTATTGCGTTAATTAATGGCGGTAGCGCTTGCGTGATGCCGGTTGCATGTTATTATTACTTCTGAATTGGCGTCTTTTATTGAAAGTTAGTGCCTCGGTTGTTTTCAGCATCTAATAATCTTGCTGGTGAGTGAAGTGTTTATAAGTAAAAGTGTTATTGTCTTACAGTGTTAGGGAGTTGCCTAAAATGACCTTTGTGGTGTACGGTTTCGTGAATTTTCCACTCTAAACGCCATGCTTCATGGCGCGTTAGTTCCTTGTAAATGTAGGTACCGTTATACGTGCACCATGTTTGCCTAAATAAATTCAGCTAATGGCATagtttgatgatttttacattttacgcGCCAATTTAAGACTTTGTCTTTTGATAATATCGGCGCCAAATCGATGTCCGATACGACACATATACCTGTATAACTTCAGTAGCTATAGCGCATGGCGGGAAATGCGTCGATGGCGGAGCGTCTGTTGTAACtttcatgttattttatgtttttgcagTGAAACGTAAAAATGGTTGCACAGAAGAGAGGTCGTGGCGCGAAAGCTCAAGCCGCGAAAGCTAAGGCGGCAACCCAAGCGGAGGAAGTTCCTCAGCCTGAGGTGGAGTCGATGGAAGGGACTGAAGAGAATAACGGACAAACAGAGTCAGCGGAACAGGGCGACGAAGGCCCCGTGAATGAGGAGACCCAAGAAACAGAAGAAAATGACCAGAGCCAGGAGAACGCGGAAAACGAGTCCAAATCCGAAGAACAGAAGGAAGAAAAAGTAGAATCTGGTAAACTGTTGGTCGAGAACCTGCCATCAAGCTTTCTTTTTGATTATCAAGAGAAACTAAAAGAGTTATTCTCGAAGCATGGAGAAGTTATCAGTGTAAAGTAAGTATTTATGTTagttgattaatatttatacaaggaaatattatttgttaacattCAAATATCAGTCCCAGTTTTTCTtgttgatttaataatttgttaaagacAAATACTTTGATAATGAATTgtaagctagttataaattacCGCTGGTGTTCCATTGTGCAAATTAACTTGGAGCTCCACAGTATGAACAGAGTATTAACAAgagaaattttgtttgtttttagacGTGGTCCAATCATTGTTACTGAACTGACCACAACTCCGACATTATCGGCTATAGTCGAATTCAAAAACAAAGAATCTATGGAGAAGGTAAACAAaagcttattaactttattttataattataaagagaCTAGCTAGTTAATTTAGAATAATGCAGCGTCTTCTTTGAGACACCAAAGGGacgcaataaaattaatgaaaagattttttccaaatttcctttaaaagttttaagtcCTCAAGTTACATATGACTATTTGAATGTTTCAAAATGGCTGGTCTTCTACTGCAATTAATGACTGTTTGGTCCCTCTCatgattttatgttaattttcaaaattttatggcattttttatttaattgtagcAGATCAGctgatatatgttttttatttgtggtgTTCTATgttgtttatatgtttttttatctgctgtagtaattgttattatttaaaataatttaataaatcattttaaaaaataaaaactaaatttcaaattaaaaagaattcaataattttatgtcaatatttttttacaattggtATGAATTTGTGAAGGTTGTTTAGAGTATATATGCTAAAAAGTTGTGCCCTCATATTGAGATCAACCTTGTctctattttcaaataagtgtGTCAGTTTGTCACAGTTTTATACCAGTTGACCTTTAGCTGAGTTATGTCAGTTaactttattgaataattgCATTTACCACAGCAGGTGAATGTCTTGAACTGTTTATCAAATACATTTGACATATTGATGTTGTCGGAGTTTTATAAAACTCTAATTTCGTACCATTTCttgtaatatttcttgtaatttttaattgaatcacactttggatgtttattatattaaataaacaaaggtAAGCTATAAAAATCACTTACCCTTATGAGAATAGAAAATATACGTATCAtttgtgaatattaaaaaagttgaaaaagttttgcaaaaaaatatttaaattcaaaattctcaaattattatcttgtaccgtgaaattaaatgtttcaagataaaaataacaaaggttTGCT
This sequence is a window from Papilio machaon chromosome 3, ilPapMach1.1, whole genome shotgun sequence. Protein-coding genes within it:
- the LOC106708142 gene encoding homeobox protein 3; amino-acid sequence: MDFVHLYKSAAETNVKLINTEDKLGKSKRKKMKSNLVTPNTEVEMNTDENQPMNNVSNKKARKKDKVKSAQVYNNSESVINTDMGEIKPKKRNKSVSFMLDDKEEVVVKKTKSDMTGNHKQSIINNQNNPKKQKKNKKTGEGVENDVEINKKNIPSISNSHQTTNLKRNISEKLDNEDSDPTKRKVNKKIKKNFKGKELGDSNNVNINLINKTQETNENKKIMKQNKEIEANVGTSTTDIKPSVETKKSKKRKHLKSAQNNETEIDQDESKINENKPEVIAEDLENLSIGDNTHTLSNLLDEMTVVDKKKQKKNKIKKKKDKQPAAEVEAEIEGSKQKEIWQKKRWNKGKKGKDDPDKGLHPVNVENLPLSIILSYKKLLAEHFAQCGTVRRVGIAHIYPSESTKPVFNTTVYFDNAADATKALEEDNSSFEGSTIRVLRPFPATETTAVVRTYGPLSEQIISTMFSNVGRIRRIRHIIKAKKSMSTAFVELDEPEAVERAIKMAEEVRVGGKKVHVSKFQLQQKPKKDKKKQNVIDKVDEKKSSDNDDEDSDNSND